Proteins encoded together in one Planctomyces sp. SH-PL14 window:
- a CDS encoding M28 family peptidase: MQSELATRLFTHVDRLAGLIGPRPMAREATTETTVTYIERELASCGLSVEREFYPLLGRQVCNLVANRIGSGRPDEIVILGAHYDTISTTPGADDNASAVAVLIETARQLQTFAPDRTIRFVSFAAEEPPYFQTDGMGSRVHARGCRSRNEEIRAMLCLEMVGYFTDAEGSQTVPPAIPRWLRGAVPTRGDFLAAVGNLASWRLVWSFRRGFRQGTQLPLFAIALPESIPEIGLSDNSSFWEQGYPALMLSDTSFLRNPNYHLVSDTPDTLDYARMAEVTLGVASAVERLAGGERGASAP, encoded by the coding sequence GTGCAGAGCGAACTCGCAACTCGTCTCTTTACGCACGTCGACCGTCTCGCGGGCCTGATCGGTCCGCGGCCGATGGCGCGGGAAGCGACGACCGAAACGACAGTCACCTACATCGAACGGGAGCTCGCCTCGTGCGGCCTGTCGGTGGAGCGGGAGTTCTATCCGCTCCTCGGACGGCAGGTCTGCAACCTGGTGGCGAACCGGATCGGAAGCGGCCGTCCGGACGAGATCGTGATCCTCGGGGCCCACTACGACACGATCTCGACGACTCCCGGCGCGGACGACAACGCCTCCGCGGTCGCCGTCCTGATCGAGACCGCGCGGCAGCTCCAGACCTTCGCCCCGGACCGGACGATCCGGTTCGTCTCCTTTGCGGCGGAAGAGCCGCCGTACTTCCAGACGGACGGGATGGGGAGCCGCGTCCACGCCCGGGGCTGCCGTTCGCGGAACGAGGAGATCCGGGCGATGCTCTGCCTGGAGATGGTCGGTTACTTCACCGATGCCGAAGGGAGCCAGACGGTCCCACCGGCGATCCCGCGCTGGCTGCGGGGGGCCGTGCCGACGCGGGGGGACTTCCTGGCGGCGGTCGGCAATCTTGCCTCGTGGCGGCTCGTCTGGTCGTTCCGCCGCGGGTTTCGGCAGGGGACGCAGCTTCCGCTCTTTGCGATCGCGCTGCCGGAATCGATCCCCGAGATCGGTCTCTCCGACAACAGCTCGTTCTGGGAGCAGGGCTATCCGGCGCTGATGCTCAGCGATACGAGCTTCCTCCGGAACCCGAACTACCACCTTGTCAGCGACACTCCGGACACCCTCGATTACGCCCGGATGGCGGAGGTGACTCTCGGTGTGGCGTCGGCCGTTGAACGGCTGGCTGGAGGCGAGCGGGGGGCGTCAGCCCCCTGA
- a CDS encoding M48 family metalloprotease: protein MSRPLRLRWILLPLALITALAAADLRAQPPAAAPPLPDGPPAGFETLDKTEQDPWLELFPLISTEPEEALDLIELQLENPDLPIADRTRLLATRASILDRLGRSDEAAEARGELRNQLRRRRGPDRRGMRPGGFSGEDASLLSRFFLSSSPDQWVPTQPSSVLATAGGVFLLMLAASYRQSRVGRGSRGRWIGVSLVFTALGLLPLWTLLVAGRFVFERSGSASMGLTFWATGLSIFFLMAMNLRALNQLKNRSFNEITTGPIPERVAELSRQMGVHPPLVRMIPADTGDLSAMAFMSSIAAPTLLTTGGILHRLTPEERDAILAHELGHIANLSLWWFAGIVPVAASAAVFVAAWLDFPGSPVTELAGAALFFGGALATGLKRVLSRVLEYDCDRRAAEAVGHQPLASALSKIHVLLGIPNKGLLSWMIYATATHPSRDERIDAIARQAPEFEPVTVPWERGDVPRRRWAARCMTLVWLTVLAASLVLIRSGHPSEGAIANLLMLATVLIPPGLVWWVIYTNGRWMRRRMAVRGSWWSGGRVTVLSIVLMIAVLIAIGLDSAVRESAGGRREPMSIVLALSFLATFLGVLAGMFLSMLARFTARDETRIVTLLLAGDYEAPLALAERKPRRKWSPTARYNLAICHALNGDRERGREEFRKLTDEGRGPLAALLVLALLQLEDELPREVLATAREYEAAQPRDPVGPLMEGVALLELGELDGAWEAAERSASLKPDEAQTMALKGRIAMARGDLETAVRCLDAAEGMAPGDISMERGRFDLAMREGNLEGARVHLDRIRDQVMAAPLSFMQARVKRLERRWEEKA from the coding sequence ATGTCCCGCCCACTTCGCCTCCGCTGGATCCTGCTCCCCCTCGCCCTCATCACCGCCCTCGCGGCAGCGGACCTCCGCGCACAACCACCCGCTGCCGCCCCGCCCCTCCCCGACGGTCCCCCGGCCGGCTTCGAGACACTCGACAAGACCGAACAGGACCCCTGGCTGGAATTGTTCCCCCTCATCTCGACCGAACCGGAAGAGGCCCTCGACCTCATCGAGCTCCAGCTCGAAAACCCGGATCTCCCGATCGCCGACCGCACGCGACTCCTCGCCACCCGGGCCTCGATCCTGGATCGCCTGGGACGCAGCGACGAAGCCGCGGAAGCTCGCGGCGAGCTTCGCAACCAGCTCCGCCGGCGACGCGGCCCGGACCGCCGCGGCATGCGCCCCGGCGGCTTCTCCGGCGAGGACGCGTCTCTGCTGTCGAGGTTCTTCCTCTCCTCCTCACCCGATCAATGGGTCCCGACGCAGCCCTCCTCCGTACTCGCGACGGCCGGAGGGGTGTTCCTGCTGATGCTCGCCGCGTCGTACCGCCAGTCGCGCGTCGGCCGCGGATCGCGAGGGCGGTGGATCGGAGTCTCGCTCGTCTTCACCGCCCTCGGACTGCTGCCGCTCTGGACTCTGCTCGTCGCCGGCCGGTTCGTCTTCGAACGGTCCGGCAGCGCCAGCATGGGCCTCACCTTCTGGGCGACCGGGCTGTCGATCTTCTTCCTCATGGCGATGAACCTGCGGGCCCTCAACCAGCTGAAGAACCGGAGCTTCAACGAGATCACCACGGGCCCCATCCCCGAACGCGTGGCGGAGCTCTCCCGACAAATGGGGGTCCACCCGCCGCTCGTCCGGATGATCCCGGCTGACACCGGGGACCTGAGCGCCATGGCCTTCATGTCCAGCATCGCCGCCCCGACGCTCCTGACGACCGGCGGCATCCTGCACCGGCTGACGCCCGAAGAACGGGACGCCATCCTGGCTCACGAGCTGGGCCACATCGCCAACCTGTCGCTGTGGTGGTTCGCCGGCATCGTCCCGGTGGCGGCCTCGGCGGCGGTTTTCGTCGCCGCCTGGCTCGACTTTCCGGGCTCCCCGGTGACCGAACTGGCGGGGGCGGCGCTGTTCTTCGGCGGGGCGCTCGCGACGGGGCTCAAGCGGGTCCTGAGCCGCGTCCTGGAGTACGACTGCGACCGCCGCGCCGCGGAAGCGGTCGGCCACCAGCCGCTCGCCTCCGCCCTGTCCAAGATCCATGTGCTGCTCGGCATCCCGAACAAGGGGCTGCTCTCCTGGATGATCTACGCGACCGCCACGCATCCCTCGCGCGATGAGCGGATCGACGCCATCGCGCGGCAGGCCCCGGAGTTCGAGCCGGTCACCGTCCCCTGGGAGCGGGGGGACGTCCCGCGCCGCCGCTGGGCCGCGCGGTGCATGACTCTCGTCTGGCTGACGGTGCTGGCGGCCTCGCTGGTCCTGATCCGTTCCGGCCATCCGAGCGAGGGAGCGATCGCCAACCTGCTGATGCTGGCCACGGTCCTGATCCCTCCCGGGCTGGTCTGGTGGGTCATCTACACCAATGGACGCTGGATGCGGCGCCGGATGGCGGTCCGCGGGAGCTGGTGGAGCGGGGGCCGGGTCACGGTGCTCTCGATTGTCCTGATGATTGCCGTCCTGATCGCCATTGGCCTGGACTCCGCGGTCCGCGAGAGCGCCGGCGGACGGCGGGAGCCGATGTCGATCGTCCTGGCCCTGTCGTTCCTGGCGACGTTCCTGGGAGTCCTTGCGGGGATGTTCCTGTCGATGCTGGCCCGCTTCACGGCCCGGGACGAGACCAGGATCGTGACGCTTCTCCTGGCGGGGGACTACGAGGCGCCGCTGGCCCTGGCGGAGCGGAAGCCGCGGAGGAAGTGGTCGCCGACGGCCCGGTACAATCTGGCAATCTGTCACGCGCTGAACGGGGATCGCGAGCGGGGGCGGGAGGAGTTCCGCAAGCTGACCGACGAGGGGCGCGGGCCGCTGGCGGCGCTGCTGGTGCTGGCCCTGCTGCAACTGGAGGACGAGTTGCCGCGGGAGGTGCTGGCCACGGCGCGGGAGTATGAGGCGGCTCAGCCGCGGGACCCGGTGGGACCGTTGATGGAGGGGGTGGCGCTGTTGGAGTTGGGGGAGCTCGATGGGGCGTGGGAGGCGGCGGAACGGTCGGCGAGCCTGAAGCCCGATGAGGCGCAGACGATGGCGCTGAAAGGCCGGATCGCGATGGCGCGGGGGGACCTGGAGACGGCTGTCCGATGTCTGGACGCGGCGGAGGGGATGGCTCCGGGGGACATTTCGATGGAGCGGGGCCGGTTCGATCTGGCGATGCGGGAGGGGAATCTGGAGGGGGCGCGGGTGCATCTGGATCGGATTCGCGATCAGGTGATGGCGGCGCCGTTGTCGTTCATGCAGGCGCGGGTGAAGCGGCTGGAGCGAAGGTGGGAAGAGAAGGCTTAA
- a CDS encoding BlaI/MecI/CopY family transcriptional regulator: protein MAEWKVMKIVWDLQKAMAREVYTLAGELHGWSPATVKTLLKRLVDKQYLTTTPVGNGFVYRPAQSAIATLRGAADTLLSNATEAATGPLLVHMVEASDLNAQDLDALQKLIDAKKRTLSRRKPPS, encoded by the coding sequence ATGGCAGAGTGGAAAGTCATGAAGATCGTCTGGGATCTTCAGAAGGCGATGGCCCGTGAGGTCTACACCCTCGCCGGCGAACTGCACGGCTGGTCCCCCGCCACCGTCAAGACGCTGCTCAAACGGCTCGTCGACAAGCAGTACCTCACGACCACGCCGGTCGGGAACGGCTTCGTCTATCGCCCGGCGCAATCGGCCATCGCCACCCTGCGGGGGGCCGCCGACACGCTCCTCTCCAACGCCACCGAGGCGGCCACGGGCCCGCTCCTCGTCCACATGGTCGAGGCCAGCGACCTCAATGCCCAGGACCTCGACGCGCTCCAGAAGCTGATCGACGCCAAGAAACGAACCCTCTCCCGCCGCAAGCCGCCATCGTGA
- the ligD gene encoding DNA ligase D has product MASAQSQLKEYKRKRDFHKTSEPAGKSSRHRSTKKGLAFVVQKHDASHLHYDFRLEWDGVLKSWAVPQGPCLDPSLKRLAVQVEDHPLEYGTFEGIIPPGQYGGGTVIVWDNGTWEPLGDAAEGLRNGKLKFHLHGEKLTGGWTLVRMRRKPGEKKDNWLLIKERDDAARPLKERDIVKDEPASVLSGVTIGEMAEEPPAEWNSEGPKTGRKSRPTSKTTRSKPAAKPRTAAKSRTSGDKFPKSIQPELATLVEAPPAGDDWLHEIKLDGYRVVAFVHKDKVQLKTRNDLDWSHRFPEIAQDLQRRFHGEDLVFDGEVCAVDDEGVTRFGMLQEALSDSQTDGLVYYVFDLLWRDGTDLRGKSLEVRKDQLAELLGNRPHGRILYSDHQVGQGDKLFRKAADMGLEGIVSKRRDQPYLSGRGGNWVKSKISQQDEFVIGGFTDSTSATRRLGALLIGYHDNGEFKYAGKVGTGFTEAMTADLRERLVTRESDESPFADRVTGAGRGVHWVDPNLVAQIGFTQWTRDGRLRHPVFQGLREDKPARSVKRDIPKEAPAMEEAPRKTKSSPGGERKPANGTARKAPARRRPTQHHSGPELSAADQKQLEQLHLTHPEKVLYPAEGITKLDLVEFYAAVAEWMLPHIENRPLSLVRCPDGVGGPRFFQKHAAGGTPDALKRIPIREKDETEDYLYIDSLAGLLSTCQMGTLEIHPWGSRCDDIEKPDRLIFDIDPDEGLAWSKVVGAAREVRDRLQDLGLESFLKVTGGKGLHVVAPIVRRGEWPEIKAFTRGFVRQMAADDPRAYTTNMSKSERRGKIFLDYLRNDRGATAVAPYSTRARDEASVAVPIAWTQLTPQMRSNHFTMKNLTTTLARRRTDPWEEMLTLRQSLTAAMRKSVEET; this is encoded by the coding sequence ATGGCGTCGGCTCAATCACAGCTCAAGGAATACAAGCGGAAACGGGACTTCCACAAAACCAGCGAACCGGCGGGGAAGTCGTCCCGACACCGTTCGACGAAGAAGGGACTCGCCTTTGTCGTTCAGAAACATGACGCCAGCCACCTCCACTACGACTTCCGTCTCGAATGGGACGGCGTCCTGAAAAGTTGGGCCGTCCCGCAGGGCCCGTGCCTCGACCCCTCGCTGAAACGCCTGGCCGTCCAGGTGGAAGACCACCCGCTGGAATACGGCACCTTCGAAGGGATCATCCCGCCGGGGCAGTACGGCGGCGGCACCGTCATCGTCTGGGACAACGGCACCTGGGAGCCGCTTGGCGACGCGGCGGAAGGTCTGAGGAACGGCAAGCTCAAGTTCCATCTCCACGGCGAGAAGCTGACGGGCGGCTGGACCCTCGTCCGGATGCGCCGCAAGCCGGGGGAGAAGAAGGACAACTGGCTCCTCATCAAGGAGCGGGACGACGCGGCCCGGCCGCTGAAGGAGCGGGACATCGTGAAGGACGAACCGGCGAGCGTCCTCAGCGGTGTCACGATCGGCGAGATGGCCGAAGAGCCGCCGGCCGAGTGGAACTCCGAAGGCCCGAAGACCGGCCGCAAGTCCCGCCCGACTTCAAAGACAACCCGATCCAAGCCCGCGGCCAAGCCCAGGACTGCGGCGAAGTCCAGGACGTCGGGCGACAAGTTCCCGAAGTCGATCCAGCCCGAACTGGCGACGCTCGTCGAAGCCCCGCCCGCGGGGGACGACTGGCTGCACGAGATCAAGCTCGACGGCTACCGCGTCGTCGCCTTCGTTCATAAGGACAAGGTCCAGCTCAAGACGCGGAACGACCTCGACTGGTCGCACCGCTTCCCGGAGATCGCCCAGGACCTCCAGCGGCGGTTCCACGGCGAGGACCTGGTCTTCGATGGCGAAGTGTGTGCGGTCGATGACGAAGGGGTGACGCGTTTCGGGATGCTCCAGGAGGCACTCAGCGACAGCCAGACCGACGGGCTCGTCTACTACGTCTTCGACCTCTTGTGGCGGGACGGAACGGACCTCCGCGGGAAGTCGCTGGAGGTCCGCAAGGACCAGCTCGCGGAGCTCCTCGGCAACCGTCCTCACGGCCGGATTCTCTATTCGGATCACCAGGTGGGGCAGGGCGACAAACTGTTTCGGAAGGCGGCCGATATGGGGCTGGAAGGGATCGTCTCCAAGCGCCGCGACCAGCCATATCTCTCCGGGCGCGGCGGCAACTGGGTCAAGTCCAAGATAAGCCAGCAGGACGAGTTCGTCATCGGCGGTTTCACGGATTCGACCTCCGCGACCCGCCGTCTTGGGGCGCTCCTCATCGGCTATCACGACAACGGCGAGTTCAAGTACGCCGGCAAAGTCGGGACCGGCTTCACCGAGGCTATGACGGCGGATCTCCGGGAACGGCTCGTGACCCGCGAGAGCGACGAGTCCCCGTTCGCGGACCGCGTCACCGGAGCGGGGCGGGGCGTCCACTGGGTCGATCCGAACCTCGTCGCCCAGATCGGTTTCACGCAGTGGACCCGCGACGGCCGCCTGCGGCACCCGGTCTTCCAGGGCCTGCGGGAAGACAAGCCGGCCCGTTCGGTGAAACGCGACATTCCGAAGGAGGCCCCGGCGATGGAGGAAGCACCGCGCAAGACAAAGTCGTCCCCGGGTGGTGAACGAAAGCCCGCAAACGGGACCGCCAGGAAAGCTCCGGCCAGGCGACGCCCCACCCAGCACCACAGCGGCCCCGAACTCTCCGCGGCGGACCAGAAGCAGCTCGAACAGCTCCACCTCACGCATCCCGAGAAGGTCCTCTATCCCGCGGAAGGGATCACCAAGCTCGACCTCGTAGAGTTCTACGCCGCGGTCGCGGAGTGGATGCTGCCGCACATCGAGAACCGGCCGCTGAGCCTCGTCCGCTGCCCGGACGGCGTCGGCGGTCCGCGGTTCTTCCAGAAGCACGCCGCCGGCGGCACCCCCGACGCCCTCAAGCGGATCCCGATCCGGGAGAAGGACGAAACGGAGGACTACCTCTACATCGACAGCCTCGCGGGGCTCCTCTCGACGTGCCAGATGGGAACGCTCGAGATCCACCCCTGGGGCTCCCGCTGTGACGACATCGAGAAGCCCGACCGCCTGATCTTCGACATCGACCCCGACGAAGGTCTCGCCTGGTCCAAGGTCGTCGGAGCCGCCCGCGAGGTGCGGGATCGCCTCCAGGATCTGGGCCTCGAGAGCTTTTTGAAGGTGACAGGAGGGAAGGGGCTCCACGTCGTCGCCCCGATCGTCCGCCGCGGCGAGTGGCCGGAGATCAAAGCCTTCACCCGCGGCTTCGTCCGACAGATGGCGGCCGACGATCCCCGCGCCTACACGACGAACATGAGCAAGAGCGAACGCCGCGGAAAGATCTTCCTCGACTACCTGCGAAACGACCGCGGCGCCACCGCCGTCGCCCCCTACTCCACCCGAGCCAGGGACGAAGCCTCCGTCGCGGTCCCGATCGCCTGGACGCAGCTCACCCCGCAGATGCGCTCGAATCACTTCACCATGAAGAACCTCACCACCACCCTCGCGCGGCGGAGGACCGACCCCTGGGAAGAGATGCTCACGCTCCGGCAGTCGCTCACCGCCGCCATGCGAAAGAGCGTCGAGGAAACCTGA
- a CDS encoding carboxypeptidase regulatory-like domain-containing protein, with amino-acid sequence MMNVVLRLNEWAPAWWSWFVAGHVAAAGVLAVAATVWFLVRRRASPRWGYLLFLLVPLKLLTPVEFPLPAPVAAWLPSFAIGPAGVPSTATVVEPAPQPAVPVDRAPLSSTSRPQPSPVSDAARPIAVSAPPSTPTLPKLEAAPIPATVARPPRASFSWRAVLMVAWAFAVAGLATRFAWVQWAFHRQLRRAAPAEAPWTDEFASLTADDPALARVRLLETDLVRSPAVWGIRTPRILLPPGLAATLTAGQRRWVLLHELAHIRRHDLAIQAALRGLQIVHFTNPALWIARSVLDRLRELAADDLASAQHAGNFVERGEAFLGVVRWAAQAATRSAVPALALFDSRSGRTCAARLQRLLDTDAPAPTTRLRGWSIATLAILAALCLPHLTGAQSPAQPSDKPAPPKIEPQAAPAPATRRFEVLIVGPDDKPVPKAKVELRLIPGQKTWTFHRGEFVKAGRYGTFAQADETGRLAVDLPARGTQYFNVDVTTPGFGPFWAGWDVADRSDQIPDQYTIHLDAGARVGGVVVDEEGRPVEGVSVHPHIEFKKRDEDQSQLGVGDRVKTDAAGRWTYESVPASLDSVGITLDHPQYLSESRVSLSLKEFSVPAGGTPERRITIARGIVATGRVVDREGKPVAGARVRGQFINAQREAMTDDRGEYRLAGCRPGRFDLVVTAAGHGPALENIDFQPDLAPAHFTLPAPRTIRVKMVDADGKPVPKFRVFFQNWRGDDHRYGLDKVLSYADEKGVWEWNEAPEDAVIADIAPPTGMQLSEQRLVARDEPYVFISKPSLHVNGRVVDQATGQPIPAFRVVLGEDLGNDQFIWDRKDSFDGKDGAFYYRTDYPRPNYRFRIEAPGYQTADTRNVRSDEGSIEVRVELRQGKRFSGVVVTPDGRPAEKATVVIGLNRTQIRFLNGEFSESGSYCDRRTTGAKGEFEIPSQTGPFELIVVHPSGAAWVPLKPDDALETIRLEPWAVVQGMVRVGAEPAADVLLKLSHHSDSYAEGRPNVSFDYHATSARDGSFRWDRVLPGKGTVVRIVRHHIRAGGESQTYSHHRTTEFPKGETTEVQIGGTGRPVTGLLVAPADLKVPFDWNFSSINVEPVGPLPPPPPEIPADVEADEAKRQKWWQAYMATPQGIAYRSAYDAFLAQREAASRFSSAVNRDGTFRINDIPPGEYELTAELSAIPSDAVNAFAGPLGRLKRTFTVPPIEGDRTGAALDLGTLEMVGAGAGE; translated from the coding sequence ATGATGAACGTTGTGCTCCGGCTGAATGAGTGGGCCCCCGCGTGGTGGAGCTGGTTTGTTGCAGGCCACGTCGCCGCCGCAGGCGTGCTGGCGGTCGCCGCCACGGTCTGGTTCCTGGTCCGCCGCCGGGCGTCGCCGCGGTGGGGCTACCTGCTGTTCCTGCTCGTCCCGCTCAAGCTCCTGACGCCGGTCGAATTCCCCCTCCCGGCGCCGGTCGCCGCATGGCTCCCGAGTTTTGCGATCGGCCCCGCGGGAGTTCCGTCCACCGCCACCGTCGTCGAGCCTGCCCCGCAGCCCGCCGTCCCTGTCGACCGCGCCCCTCTCTCTTCGACGTCACGGCCTCAGCCGTCCCCGGTCAGCGATGCCGCGCGACCGATCGCTGTCTCGGCCCCGCCATCGACACCGACGCTGCCGAAGTTGGAAGCCGCGCCGATCCCCGCCACCGTCGCCCGGCCCCCCCGCGCGAGCTTCTCCTGGCGAGCGGTCCTCATGGTTGCCTGGGCCTTCGCCGTGGCGGGACTCGCGACGCGGTTCGCGTGGGTGCAATGGGCCTTCCATCGCCAGTTGCGACGCGCCGCTCCCGCCGAAGCGCCGTGGACAGATGAGTTCGCATCGCTCACGGCGGACGACCCCGCGCTCGCCCGCGTTCGCCTCTTGGAAACGGACCTCGTCCGCTCCCCCGCCGTGTGGGGAATCCGGACACCGCGGATCCTGCTTCCCCCCGGTTTGGCGGCGACGCTCACCGCCGGACAGCGGCGGTGGGTCCTGCTGCACGAACTGGCCCACATCCGCCGGCACGACCTGGCGATTCAGGCGGCGCTGCGCGGCCTCCAGATTGTGCACTTCACGAACCCCGCCCTGTGGATCGCGAGATCGGTCCTTGACCGCCTTCGCGAACTCGCCGCTGATGACCTGGCGAGCGCGCAACACGCGGGGAACTTCGTCGAGCGGGGCGAAGCGTTCCTGGGGGTCGTCCGCTGGGCCGCCCAGGCCGCCACGCGGTCCGCGGTTCCCGCTCTCGCGCTGTTTGACTCGCGCAGCGGTCGGACCTGTGCGGCGCGACTGCAACGGCTCCTCGACACCGACGCCCCCGCGCCGACGACGAGGCTGCGAGGATGGTCGATCGCGACGCTGGCGATCCTGGCGGCCCTCTGCCTCCCGCACCTCACCGGAGCCCAGAGCCCTGCGCAGCCTTCCGACAAGCCGGCTCCCCCAAAGATCGAACCGCAGGCGGCCCCCGCTCCGGCGACACGCCGGTTCGAGGTCCTGATCGTCGGGCCGGATGACAAGCCGGTCCCGAAGGCCAAGGTCGAGCTGCGGCTCATCCCGGGGCAGAAGACCTGGACTTTCCATCGCGGCGAGTTCGTGAAGGCCGGCCGCTACGGGACCTTCGCCCAGGCGGACGAGACCGGACGGCTGGCGGTCGATCTCCCGGCCCGCGGAACGCAGTATTTCAACGTCGATGTCACCACTCCCGGCTTCGGGCCGTTCTGGGCCGGATGGGACGTGGCGGATCGAAGCGACCAGATCCCCGACCAGTACACGATCCATCTCGATGCGGGAGCCCGCGTCGGCGGTGTCGTCGTCGACGAGGAGGGGCGGCCCGTCGAAGGGGTCTCGGTCCATCCCCACATCGAGTTCAAGAAGCGGGACGAAGATCAGAGCCAGCTCGGCGTCGGCGACCGGGTGAAGACCGACGCCGCCGGCCGCTGGACCTATGAAAGTGTTCCGGCGAGCCTCGACTCCGTCGGCATCACGCTGGACCATCCGCAGTACCTCAGCGAGAGCCGGGTGTCGCTTTCGCTGAAGGAGTTCAGCGTCCCTGCCGGCGGCACTCCGGAACGCCGGATCACGATCGCCCGCGGGATCGTGGCGACGGGCCGCGTCGTCGATCGCGAGGGAAAACCGGTCGCGGGGGCTCGGGTTCGGGGCCAGTTCATCAATGCCCAGCGCGAGGCGATGACCGATGACCGCGGCGAGTACCGGCTGGCGGGATGTCGCCCCGGCCGGTTCGACCTGGTCGTGACGGCCGCCGGCCATGGACCGGCACTCGAGAACATCGACTTCCAGCCGGACCTCGCTCCCGCCCACTTTACGCTCCCGGCGCCCCGGACAATCCGGGTCAAGATGGTCGACGCCGATGGAAAGCCGGTTCCCAAGTTCCGCGTCTTCTTCCAGAACTGGCGCGGGGACGACCACCGTTATGGGCTCGACAAAGTTCTGTCCTACGCCGACGAGAAAGGGGTGTGGGAATGGAATGAGGCCCCCGAAGACGCGGTGATCGCGGACATCGCCCCGCCGACCGGAATGCAGCTCTCCGAGCAGCGGCTCGTAGCCCGCGACGAGCCGTATGTGTTTATCTCCAAACCATCGCTCCACGTGAACGGCCGCGTCGTCGACCAGGCGACCGGGCAGCCGATCCCCGCCTTCCGGGTTGTGCTGGGGGAGGACCTGGGGAACGACCAGTTCATCTGGGACCGCAAGGACTCGTTCGACGGCAAGGACGGGGCGTTCTACTACCGCACCGACTATCCCCGGCCGAACTACCGTTTCCGCATCGAAGCGCCCGGCTACCAGACCGCCGACACACGCAATGTCCGCTCCGACGAGGGTTCGATCGAAGTGCGGGTCGAGTTGCGGCAGGGGAAGCGGTTCTCGGGCGTTGTCGTCACTCCGGACGGCCGCCCCGCCGAGAAGGCGACGGTCGTCATCGGCCTCAACCGGACACAGATCCGGTTCCTCAACGGCGAGTTTTCCGAGAGCGGGTCGTACTGCGACCGGCGGACCACCGGCGCCAAGGGGGAGTTCGAGATCCCCTCGCAGACCGGCCCCTTCGAGCTGATCGTGGTCCACCCCTCGGGCGCCGCGTGGGTCCCGCTCAAGCCCGACGACGCGCTGGAGACGATCCGGCTCGAGCCGTGGGCGGTCGTTCAGGGGATGGTCCGAGTCGGGGCCGAGCCGGCCGCCGACGTCCTCCTGAAACTGAGCCACCATTCCGACAGCTATGCGGAGGGCCGGCCGAACGTTTCGTTCGACTACCACGCGACGTCGGCCCGGGACGGCTCGTTCCGCTGGGACCGTGTGTTGCCGGGGAAGGGGACGGTGGTCCGCATCGTGCGGCACCACATCCGGGCTGGAGGGGAGTCGCAGACGTATTCACACCACCGGACCACGGAGTTCCCCAAAGGGGAGACGACGGAGGTCCAGATTGGCGGGACAGGACGGCCCGTCACGGGTCTGCTCGTCGCCCCGGCGGACCTGAAGGTCCCGTTCGACTGGAACTTCTCGTCGATCAACGTCGAGCCCGTCGGCCCTCTCCCCCCTCCGCCGCCGGAGATTCCGGCCGACGTCGAGGCGGACGAGGCGAAGCGGCAGAAGTGGTGGCAGGCCTACATGGCTACGCCGCAGGGTATCGCGTACCGGTCCGCGTATGACGCCTTCCTGGCGCAGCGGGAGGCGGCCTCCCGGTTTTCCTCGGCGGTGAACCGGGATGGCACATTCCGGATCAACGACATTCCACCGGGCGAGTATGAGCTGACAGCCGAGCTCTCGGCGATTCCCAGCGACGCGGTCAATGCTTTCGCCGGACCATTGGGCCGGCTGAAGCGGACTTTCACGGTTCCGCCGATCGAAGGGGACCGGACCGGCGCGGCGTTGGATCTGGGGACGCTGGAGATGGTGGGGGCGGGGGCGGGCGAATAG
- a CDS encoding Ku protein — translation MALHAAWKGHLRISLVSLPVQAFTTSAGSKSDDISFNQLHETCHSRIRYKKVCPIHGEVPSSEIVSGYEFQKGQYVVLDRDELDAVRIQGDKAIDVATFVPLTSIDPALYAGQAYYLVPDGKMAQKTYGLIRQGLADEGVSAIGEVVISRKQKLVSIRAAEDFLVMDCLYYEGELRDREEIPTPSASGGKTTAAELKLLKSLVEGMSQESFDPSAFREDYNERVREVIEAKIEGKEVTAVRESKEPDVINLMDAIKKSLKMTTPAPRAAGRKSRTTKGNGRSTKRPARKSG, via the coding sequence ATGGCCCTGCACGCTGCCTGGAAAGGGCATCTTCGCATCAGTCTCGTCTCGCTCCCCGTCCAGGCGTTCACCACGTCCGCGGGCTCCAAGTCGGACGACATCTCGTTCAACCAGCTCCACGAAACCTGCCACAGCCGCATCCGCTACAAGAAGGTCTGCCCGATCCACGGTGAGGTCCCGAGCAGCGAGATCGTCTCCGGCTACGAGTTCCAGAAGGGGCAGTACGTCGTGCTGGATCGCGACGAGCTCGATGCCGTCCGCATCCAGGGGGACAAGGCGATCGACGTCGCCACGTTCGTCCCTCTGACGTCGATCGATCCGGCGCTCTACGCGGGGCAGGCGTACTACCTGGTTCCGGATGGCAAGATGGCTCAGAAGACGTATGGCCTGATCCGTCAGGGGCTGGCGGACGAAGGGGTTTCGGCCATCGGGGAGGTGGTGATCTCCCGGAAGCAGAAGCTGGTTTCGATCCGGGCGGCCGAGGACTTTCTGGTGATGGATTGCTTGTACTACGAGGGGGAGTTGCGGGATCGGGAGGAGATTCCGACGCCGAGTGCGAGTGGCGGGAAGACGACGGCGGCGGAGTTGAAGCTGCTGAAGTCGCTGGTGGAGGGGATGAGCCAGGAGTCGTTTGATCCGTCGGCGTTCCGGGAGGATTACAATGAGCGGGTGCGGGAGGTGATTGAGGCGAAGATTGAGGGGAAGGAGGTGACGGCGGTTCGGGAGTCGAAGGAGCCGGATGTCATCAACCTGATGGATGCGATCAAGAAGAGTTTGAAGATGACGACGCCGGCGCCGCGAGCGGCGGGGCGGAAGTCGCGGACGACGAAGGGGAATGGTCGTTCGACGAAGCGTCCCGCGCGAAAGTCCGGATAG